The proteins below come from a single Garra rufa chromosome 3, GarRuf1.0, whole genome shotgun sequence genomic window:
- the LOC141331933 gene encoding cytochrome P450 2F3-like, producing the protein MLTALVLLCLGAFLLLLQLRIRRPQNFPPGPTPVPFFGNLLQLDRINPLKDFDKFAQQYGSIYGLFIGRQPAVVLTGQKIIREALKTQAVEFAGRSDNMMVSHISKSKGVVLANYGESWREHRRFALTTLRNFGLGKRSMEQRILEEVKYICSHLEKSAVKSIDPQHLYHQAASNIIASIIFGSRFNYQDEYFQTLITDIERLARISIGPWAMLYEIAPVLRIFPLPFHKAFQYYRRIVNHILKVVNEHKKSHVTGEPRDLIDCYLEEMEKRADQGTTFDDSQMVTLLLDLFAAGTETTSSTLRTLTLYLMTHTHIQEQCQREIDEVLGDREHVTFEDRNAMPYVQAVIHEGQRVADIVPLSVFHTATTDAQLRGYNIPKGTIIIPYLSSALREESQWKFPHEFNPQNFLNEKGEFVKPDAFMPFSVGSRVCLGENLARMELFLILVTVLRRFHLVWPEDAGEPDFKYIFGGTQSVKPYRLTVQLRKPVNLQ; encoded by the exons ATGTTGACTGCACTTGTTCTGCTGTGTCTCGGAGCCTTTCTTCTGCTCTTGCAGCTCAGAATTCGGCGACCCCAAAACTTCCCCCCTGGACCCACTCCTGTTCCTTTTTTCGGGAATTTGCTTCAATTGGACCGCATAAACCCATTAAAAGACTTTGACAAG TTTGCTCAGCAGTATGGATCAATCTATGGGCTGTTCATTGGTAGGCAGCCAGCGGTGGTGTTGACAGGTCAGAAAATTATCAGGGAGGCACTCAAAACACAAGCGGTGGAGTTTGCTGGCAGATCAGACAACATGATGGTCAGTCATATATCAAAGAGCAAAG GGGTGGTCTTGGCAAATTATGGAGAAAGTTGGCGGGAACATCGACGCTTTGCTCTGACCACACTGAGGAACTTTGGCCTTGGAAAGAGAAGTATGGAGCAGAGGATTCTGGAGGAGGTCAAATATATCTGCTCACATTTGGAGAAATCTGCTG TAAAGTCAATTGACCCTCAACATCTGTACCACCAAGCTGCTTCAAACATCATTGCCTCAATCATTTTTGGCTCACGTTTCAATTATCAGGATGAATATTTCCAGACATTGATCACAGACATCGAAAGACTTGCTAGGATTAGCATTGGGCCATGGGCAATG CTCTATGAAATAGCCCCAGTGTTAAGGATTTTTCCACTGCCATTCCACAAGGCTTTCCAATATTATAGGAGAATTGTAAATCATATTCTTAAAGTTGTGAATGAGCATAAGAAGTCGCATGTTACTGGGGAGCCCAGAGATCTGATTGATTGTTACCTGGAGGAGATGGAGAAA agagcAGATCAAGGCACCACATTTGACGACTCACAGATGGTCACTTTGCTGCTTGACCTGTTTGCAGCTGGAACTGAAACAACCTCTAGTACACTAAGAACTTTAACACTTTATTTGATGACTCACACTCATATACAGG AACAATGTCAGCGAGAGATTGATGAAGTCCTTGGTGATCGTGAACATGTCACATTTGAGGACAGAAACGCCATGCCCTACGTTCAAGCAGTGATTCATGAGGGTCAGCGTGTTGCTGACATTGTTCCTCTTAGTGTGTTTCATACCGCAACAACTGACGCTCAGCTCCGGGGCTACAACATCCCAAAG GGGACAATTATCATCCCCTATCTGTCATCTGCTCTCAGAGAGGAAAGTCAGTGGAAGTTTCCCCATGAATTCAACCCTCAAAACTTTCTGAATGAAAAGGGGGAATTTGTGAAGCCTGATGCGTTCATGCCTTTCTCTGTAG GATCTCGAGTGTGTTTAGGAGAAAATCTAGCTCGCATGGAGCTCTTTCTCATCCTGGTCACGGTGCTGCGGCGTTTCCATCTAGTTTGGCCGGAGGATGCAGGAGAACCGGACTTCAAATATATATTTGGTGGGACACAGTCAGTGAAACCTTACCGTCTGACTGTACAACTACGCAAACCTGTAAATCTCCAATAG